Proteins encoded by one window of Lathyrus oleraceus cultivar Zhongwan6 chromosome 1, CAAS_Psat_ZW6_1.0, whole genome shotgun sequence:
- the LOC127100259 gene encoding uncharacterized protein LOC127100259: MEKSDRRNINHYKLKDSKLDELKKLEALLIDDHMDTFKKAYDNFLGDFLLAPMLDEFAHIFHMPVRDQVLYMSYFLESTMIAQALHLKKEFVYYNLRTKGNIRGFPSKFCLEKATLFANSGSLDAFYAIFSLLIYGLVLLPKVEGLIDKTAITTLISKNLVPNLLANIFFSFHWRNRKKGGTINCCIPLLHKWILTHFPRKWSFADNIGASNWSQRLMSLSADDIVWYSRDYDRLKHIFSYGDFQNIPLISANGGFINYNHVLSPCQLYPLKENPGDKQLEEFLVAKGVEDSEMLKRICRAWGKIHRIGKKELGK, translated from the exons ATGGAGAAGTCTGACAGAAGAAACATAAATCATTACAAACTCAAAGATTCTAAGCTTGATGAGCTTAAGAAGCTTGAGGCTCTTTTGATCGATGACCATATGGACACTTTTAAGAAGGCGTATGATAACTTTCTAGGG GATTTCCTTTTGGCTCCCATGCTAGATGAGTTTGCTCACATCTTTCATATGCCAGTCAGAGACCAAGTTCTCTATATGAGTTATTTTCTGGAATCCACTATGATTGCTcaagctcttcatctgaagaaggAGTTTGTTTATTATAATCTTCGGACCAAGGGTAATATTAGAGGATTTCCTTCAAAGTTTTGTTTGGAGAAGGCCACATTGTTTGCTAATAGTGGAAGCTTGGATGCTTTCTACGCCATCTTTTCTCTTCTTATCTACGGGTTGGTGCTATTACCAAAAGTTGAAGGTTTAATTGACAAAACCGCTATTACCACTTTAATCTCCAAGAATCTGGTACCTAATCTTTTAGCCAACATCTTTTTCTCCTTCCATTGGAGGAATCGGAAGAAGGGTGGGACAATTAATTGTTGCATCCCTTTACTTCACAAATGGATTCTAACCCATTTTCCAAGAAAATGGTCTTTTGCTGACAACATTGGAGCATCGAATTGGTCTCAGAGATTGATGTCTTTAAGTGCcgatgatatagtttggtataGTCGGGACTATGATAGGCTCAAGCATATTTTTAGCTATGGGGATTTCCAGAATATCCCTCTTATTAGCGCCAATGGTGGATTTATTAACTACAATCATGTTCTTTCGCCTTGTCAATTGTATCCATTGAAGGAAAATCCTGGAGACAAACAGTTGGAAGAATTTCTTGTGGCTAAAGGAGTTGAGGATTCCGAGATGCTAAAAAGAATATGCCGTGCTTGGGGAAAGATTCACCGTATTGGTAAGAAAGAACTGGGTAAATAG